DNA from Phocoena phocoena chromosome 1, mPhoPho1.1, whole genome shotgun sequence:
atttcttttcttttttttcttttttgcgttacacgggcctcttactgctgtggcctctcccgttgctgagcacaagctccagacacgcaggcccagcgtccatggctcgcgggcccagccgctccgcggcatgtgggatcttccaagaccagggcacgaacccgtgtcccctgcatcggcaggcagactctcaaccactgcgccaccagggaagccccacggggtaaggatttttgtctttttgtttattgatatgtCCCCTGTTTCTAGAATACTTAGTGCAGAGTAGAAGTCcagaatgtttgttgaataaatgaatgattggaTAAATGCATGAATGTGTGTGATGCAGAAATCGACCATGGTTCTAACAGTCATACAAAACACATCTATGATCCTGTGTGTACTCAGGACTGCCAATCTGGAATGTGCAAATGGTTCAGATTCCAGCACAATATGCTAGATTCTTAATataaaagtgagaaataaaaaaatcttggCGTTCAAATGTCCATTGTCTAGCATGGAAAAGCCATATATACAAATAGCTTTGGTACAAGAGGATGAGCTTTGGTACAAGAGGATTGGGCCACAGACTGGTTGAAAAGCTACCAAAAAATGATAACATTTGAGGACTACCTAAAAAGATAAGTGAGAGGACAAAGCAGTACCATACTCAAAGCAAAGTTACAAAAATATCAAAGTTTACACTGTTTTTGGAGAATAATTTTTAACTGTAATCTGTaccaagaaatatatatatatatatatatatatatagagagagagagagagagagagagagagagagagagagagagagagagagagtatactTAACTGAAACAAGTTTTATGAAGTAATACTCACCTTTATTCATTTTGTgtatttgatattttctattctattctttttaatgctggtGAAGGTGTATTAAATCAATTTCAAGATCCATTTGTTTGAAAAACTATGAGTTTTCACATTGAATAGATGTGGTGAGTAGACCACTGGCATGAAAACACAAAGAACACTCTGCCAGCACAGCTCCAATTCTTCTCCCATCCAGGTGGTTAGCTGCTGAGCTGCGATGCTTAGAGAAGGACTACGATCTGGTCTCCTTCTTACTTAAAACAACTCAGTGTGGTAGAAAAGACAAGTAAAGAAATCGCTCTCTGTATCAAGCCAGAGTGCAGGAAAGGAAAGTGCCACAGGCCATTTTCTCTCTAATCTGGGCATAAAATCAGGGCTTACCATTATTCTATCTAAAAGGGTTATGAGAGTTTGGAAAGGGAATCATCTCACATCTGGGATTATCCTAAATTTGATCTATATCTGGATTTATCTCAGAGTTTACCAGAGTCAAATTGTCACACTgcactacaaaaaacaaaactctcttctccttcccctatGAATAACAATTTAATTGCTTCCACAACAGTCTTCATTGAAGACTATTAAACACTCTATACATGTCAGGCTCTGTTCTAGTGCTGGGAACTACAATAATGGGGAAACAAAAGTCCAAGCCTCCTGgagtttatattttacaaaaaacaaatagacaaattACATACACTCAGCTAATAATAAAAgctatgaaggaaataaagtgTCTTGAGttagaaaatagtatttaaagTAGCCAGGGAAGGACCTTCTTAGGCGGTAGTATTTAAGTTGAGGCCTGACAGATGAGGAGCCAATGAAGTgaagtgctaagaagaaaaacaacctcgggcttccctggtggtgcagtggttgagagtccgcctgccgatgcaggggacacgggttcgtgccccagtccgggaagatcccacatgtcgcggagcggctgggcctgtgagccatggccgctgagcctgcgcgtccggagcctgtgatccgcaacaggagaggccacaacagtgagaggcccgcatacacaaaaaaaaaaaaaaaaaaaaaaaaacaagaaaaacaatctTCCAGGTCCTGAAAGAGCGTATGTATAGACTTAAGACAGAAAAAAGGTGGAAGGCCCTGTATATCTTGAGCCCAAGAGAGAGCTGGGAAGAGAAGTATGAGATAAGCTGGGAAGTTACTTGAAGTTACTGGATTGTTTCAGTAACTGGAAGAAGAAGTTACTGGAGAATGACATGGtccaaattagatttttaaaaactcattcttGTAGCTTTGTGGAGAATGTATTAGACAGGAGTATGACTAGAAGTTGAGAGATCTCTTAGGAGACTGATTTCCATACAAGCAAAAATGGGAAATTAGACTAGGGTGTAGGCAGTGGATAAGGAGAAAAGAGGATGGACtcagatatattttggaagtagaACCAACAAAACTTATATTCagatatttcttaaaaaagacCACAAGTCAGTGAATTGGAAATGGGGTAGAGGAGTCAATGCATctaaaagagggaggaaagattTTGAGGACAGAAAGAATGGGAGAAGTATACACTAATCAACAGCCTAGAAGTAATATATTGAAGCAGTCATATTTTCAACTCTAATCCCATGTCCTGCTCTGGGCCTCTATTTTCTTAAAACAAGATATCAAACTGGGCAGAGAGGAAATGCTCTGAGGATTTTTAGCCTTAAATGGCTGAGCCCAGGCCACCGAAAAAAGATAATTTACCCAATGAAAATAATGGAGCAAGATTTAACTAAAATCATTAAGAACATTTCTCACTCTGGCTGCACAAACTCCCTTGGTAGCTTTTAAAACTGTATGCGCAAGCTCCACTGGAGTGGTTCTGATTTAATTAGTTTGAAGTGGGACACAGgcataggtatttttaaaaagctccacaGAGGATTCTTATGAGCAGCCAGAAAGCCCTGAGTTAGAAGTACAGCTGAGGATGACAGGTCAATCAGCCTATTTCATTCAATGACAGATTAATAGAGAGAATGGGGTGAAGGAACTTTTCCCGCAGATAAGGAATACAGGCTCATTGGTTTAAAAGACATAGTTTGAGACTACgagaaaataaaagtcaattttcctcgtgtgattttttttaagctggGAGAAAATTTTTTCTCACCTTACTTGTGAAGAACACAGACACCCATATAGACatcacatgtattttaaaatgtattttatttctgctatgaACAACCAAGAGGAAAGAGATTAACAGCTGATAGTTgactgaaaggaaaatgaaagaggaagaggggagtaCCAATCTCACCCAGACAAGGAGACACACAGAAAAAATGAGTTGAAGCAGAGAAGTGATCACAGGGGATGAAGGATTCAGTtacctctgggggaaaaaaaataattggttACCAGAATACACCTGGCAATGGGTTTCACTGTATCACACCACTGTTGCTTTTCAACCGCTCCTTGGTTTGAACCTTTCCAAGATTTAACTCTTGAATGAGCCACAGAATTACCAGAGCAGGACTAAGAGCCAAGTAACCATTCTGCTAAAATAGAGACCAGAAACTTAATTTTTCAACTGCATTGAAGACTCTTTGTTGCTGGTGAATGGGTAACTGAAGGCAAGAGTAGTTATATAGCTTGCCCTAATCATTCCATTAATTTGTGGTCTCACTGGAATCCGAACCAGGGTTTTACACCGTtgggtttttactttgttccATTTACACCTTTGCATCCTAACTCCCCTGAGAACTTTGTTCCATTTACACCTTTGCATCCTAACTCCcctgaaaacagagaagaaaaacatgtaGTGCAATTTCCAAATCTCCACATTTGGAGAGCTCTAAGAGTTGCAACTGTCCAGATGAAGCGGTAGTGTATGAACGGTGCCACCCAGATAATTCTGTGTAATAAAAAATCTGGGAGTTGAGTAGACATGACAGAACATGGATTTATTAGTTTTAAGTGGGCGTGTCCACTTCAGGAAGGGAGTGAAAGCAAAAGAGAATCGAGGATctaagggaaggaggaggaacgtAAAAAATCATAGAATATACGTGCGGAGTGGTGGGAGAGGGATTCCACGACACCAAAGCAACAGGTAAAAAAGCAGTGTTCAGCTCAGAGGCATCTGGCGGGCACTCGCCCGGTGCCCCGCCAAAAGCGGGCGCCACGAGCGCGCACTACAAATACCAGAAGCGCCCGCTTCCTAGAGCTCGCGCCGCGTCGCGCAACGCACGCCGGGAGCCGGCCCGAGCCGCCAAGATGTCGCAGCCCAAGAGAAGAAAGCTTGGGTCGGGGGGCGGCGGCgaaggaggggagggaactgAAGAGGAAGATGGCGGAGAGCTGGAGGTGGCCCTGCCACGACCCCGGAGGACTCGGCGGGAGCGAGACCAGCTGTACTACCAGTGCTACTCGGATGTATCGGTCCACGAGGAGATGATTGCCGACCGCGTCCGCACCGATGCCTACCGCCTGGGCATTCTGCGGAACTGGGCAGCGCTGCGGGGCAAGACCGTGCTGGACGTGGGCGCGGGCACCGGCATTCTCAGCATCTTCTGTGCCCAGGCCGGGGCCCGGCGCGTGTACGCGGTGGAGGCCAGCGACATCTGGCAACAGGCCCGGGAGGTGGTGCGGCTAAACGGGCTGGAGGACCGGGTGCACGTCCTGCCGGGGCCAGTGGAGACGGTGGAGTTGCCGGAGCAGGTGGATGCCATCGTGAGCGAGTGGATGGGCTGCGGACTCCTGCACGAGTCCATGCTGAGCTCTGTGCTCCACGCGCGGACCAAGTGGCTGAAGGAGGGCGGTCTTCTACTGCCGGCTTCCGCCGAGCTCTTCGTGGCGCCCATCAGCGACCAGATGCTGGAGTTGCGCCTAAGCTTCTGGAGCCAGATGAAGCAGCTCTACGGTGTGGACATGAGCTGCCTGGAGAGCTTCGCCACGCGCTGCCTCATGGGCCACTCAGAAATCGTGGTGCAAGGCCTGTCCGGCGAGGATGTGCTGGCCCGGCCGCAGTGCTTTGCTCAGCTGGAGCTGGCCCGCGCCGGCctggagcaggagctggaagCGGGGGTGGGTGGGCGCTTCCGCT
Protein-coding regions in this window:
- the PRMT6 gene encoding protein arginine N-methyltransferase 6 translates to MSQPKRRKLGSGGGGEGGEGTEEEDGGELEVALPRPRRTRRERDQLYYQCYSDVSVHEEMIADRVRTDAYRLGILRNWAALRGKTVLDVGAGTGILSIFCAQAGARRVYAVEASDIWQQAREVVRLNGLEDRVHVLPGPVETVELPEQVDAIVSEWMGCGLLHESMLSSVLHARTKWLKEGGLLLPASAELFVAPISDQMLELRLSFWSQMKQLYGVDMSCLESFATRCLMGHSEIVVQGLSGEDVLARPQCFAQLELARAGLEQELEAGVGGRFRFSCYGSAHMHGFAIWFQVTFPGGDSEKPLVLSTSPFHPVTHWKQALLYLNEPVQVEQDTDVSGEITLLPSQDNHRHLRVLLRYKVGDQEEKTKDFAMED